TCGGCGTACAGGACATTGCCAATACCAAGTAGCAATATCTTCATGTTTTCCTTTTATTTTTTCTTATGATAATCATAACCAGAGACAATAGAGTCCACTGAGTTGTGCTTAAAGCGGATCCCACTCCAAACTGCCATATAGACATGGATGACAACAAAGATGATAAATACCCATGTAAAGTAGTGATGCCATATTCTGACCGGTGCAAGACCGCCCATCATCATAGTGACCCAGTTTGCGACGCCGCTAAGTGCTCCACCTAATCCTTGATGATACACATTGGCATATAACACTAAGCCAGTAACGCAGATCAGGAAGGCAACTAACGAAATTGCAAAGTAAGTCACAAATTGTAGTGGCCCGTAGACCCCAGCTTTATCTAAATGTCCCATCCAAAGATAAGACTTAAGTTGGGTTATCCAACTCTTGGGACTTAACACATCTTTAAATGAGCGTCTCTCGATATCACTTTTACCAAAAAAGAACAGATAAGCTCGGACCAAAGTAATGGCTACCAGAAGAAAACCAAATACTTGATGACCTCCTCGAATATAACCTTGTACCAGTACATCTGAGTTATCAGGTGCCACTAAAAATGGCCAGGAGATGTAAAACCCGGTAATGACAAGGACCAGAATGGCTAATGCTCTTAGCCAGTGAAATATCCTTGTCGCGGCACCAAAAACAAGTTCTCTTTGGTGGGTTGCAGATTGATTTGCCATGCTAACCCCCTTAACTAAAATCCGTTGGGATCGATTTTAAACTCACCCAGATTGGTTCCTTTGAAATCCATGACGTGAACAGCACATGCCATGCAAGGGTCAAAAGAGTGAATGATACGAATGACTTCTAATGGTTTGGTTGGATCTTCAAGTTTTAAGCCAATCAAAGATGCCTCATAAGGCCCCATGTTGCCTTCAACATCGACAGGTCCAGCATTCCAGGTTGTCGGTACCACTGCCTGATAGTTCTCTACCTTGCCACCCTTAATACGGATCCAATGGCTTAGCATGCCTCGTGGCGCTTCAATCATTGAATGGCCGACATACTCTCTATTTGGATCAATTTCAGGTTTGGTATAAGTAGACTCATCAGACTGCATATTAGTGAGTAGAGCATCAAAGGTTTTAAGGCCCTCTTCAGCAACAATCACAGTCTGCAGCATACGAGCAGCTGTACGACCTAACGTGGTAAATAGCGCTTCAACAGGTAGCCCCGTTGCACTAAGCAGTCCATTTACGGCGTCTACTACGACTTGATTACCGCGAGCATAGCTTACTAACAAGCAGGCTAGTGGGCCTACTTCAACAGGCTCACCTTGATAACGAGGTGACTTAACCCAGCTGTATTTGCCGTCGCCATCAACTGTAGGTAGTTTGCCGTAGACCGTGTCTCTTTCTACGAAGCCAGTGTAATCCGGTACGGTAGTGCCATCGTAAGGGTGTTGTGGACCATCCGCTTTGTACCAAGCATGAGTCACATCTTCTTTGATCAAATCTGGATTTAAATCGCTCACTCCAGCTAGATCGCCATTCATGATCACGCCTTGATTGAACATGTACTGTCCATCACCGAGCAAGAAATCATCTGTGGCTAAGAAGTTTTTCACGTTAACACCGCCGAGTACGCTTGGCTCACCGCCAAATGCTTCGGCTGCCATCACGATATCTGCCTTATAAGCGCGGATGATAAAGTCATTAACAATCGCGTGCTTCTGTTTCCACTCTTGTAATCGAGCAGGGCTCAACATGTCACGTACTGAGGTTACACCACCTACAACAATTGACTGTGGGTGCGGTGATTTACCACCGAAAATAGCCAGCATTTCAGCCGCAACGCGTTGTACTTCAAGTGCTTTAAGATAATGAGATAGCGCAATAAGATTTTGCTCAGGAGTGAACTTGTAAGTGCCATTGCCCCAATATGCATTAGCAAATGGTCCTAGCTTACCTGTCTCAACTAAACCTTTAACACGCTCTTGTACTGCTCTTAAGTCACCTTCACCAGCACTAATAGGATTATCAGTGTATTTAAGAGCAACTTGAGCTGCTAGTGCGGGATCAGCACTTAGTGCTGATACTACATCAACCCAGTCTAAACCGTGGAGATGGTAGAAGTGCACAATATGATCATGCATATAGAGCGAGGTTTGCATCAAGCTACGTAGATACTTAGCATTTAGCGGAATTTTGACGCCCAGTGCATTCTCTACCGCTTCTGTACCACAGCGATAATGAGAATAGGTACAAACGCCACAAATACGTTGTACGATTAAGCCGACATCCATAGGTGTACGACCCTTAAGAATGACTTCAATGCCGCGCCAAAGGGTAGAAGATGACCATGCTTTTTGAATAACATTATTCTCGTCAACTTCGACCTCTACTCGTAGATGGCCTTCAATACGAGTGATAGGATCGATTACTACACGTTTACTCATGATTATTCCTCTTCAGATTTGGCAAAGACACTGGCCACAGCATGTGCACCAATACCGACAGCGGTTGCACCTAAAATTACCGCACCTATGGTATCGGTGGTGGCATCCAATCCGTGTAGTAGCTGTCTACCTAATGGTTTTTCAAAATCAGCCATATCGTCCCAGAAGTTTGGCTCAGAGCAACCCATACAGCCGTGGCCTGCGAGCACTGGCCAACTGGTATGGTGATTAAATCGTTCGGTTGGGCAGTTGTTATAGGTGTAAGGACCTTTGCAACCAACTTTATATAAGCAGTACCCATCTTTAGCGCCTTGGTCACCAAACTCTTCTACAAATTCGCCAGCATCAAAACGTCCACGTCTTTCACAGTTGTCATGTACGCGCGCACCATAGGCCCACTTTGGACGGTTAAACATATCAAGTGCAGGAAGTTTGCCGAACATGATGAAATACATCAGTGTGCCAACAATGTTTTTCTCACTTGGTGGACAACCACCTAAGTTGATTACTGGTTTGTCGACAACTTCATATACGCCTTTGGCACCCGTAGGATTTGGCGAGGCGGCTTGTATGCCACCAAATGCTGCACAGGTTCCTACCGAGATAATTGCAGCAGCTCCAGCGGCGGCTTCCTTGACGATATGTAAACCAGTATGGCCTTTACAGCCGACGGTAAGGTAGGCACCGTTGTTGGCTGTCGGTACAGCACCTTCTACCGCCAGTAAATAGTTCCCCTTATAGGTTTCCAATGCATGCTCTAGGTTCTCTTCAGCTTGCCAGCCTGAAGCTGCCATCAATGTTTCATGGTACTCAAGAGAAACGTGGTCAAATATCAGCGAATCTAGGTTAGGGGTATCGGTACGAATAAGTGATTCAGAACACCCGGTACACTCCGCCATATGCAACCAAATAAGCGGCACGCGATTGGCAAGCTCGGCAGCTTCTGCCACTAACGTGCTGAACGGTAGGGGAAGGGCCAGCATTGCAGTAACAGATGCAGTCCATTTCATAAAATCACGACGGCTAATGCCATTCTGTAACATTTTATCTTGTAGCGTTTCACCGTGACGAGGTTTCAAGTGACGCAATTGTTCCATTCGCGCCACACCTTGCTGATAAAGGGCTTCGTGTGTTTCCATGGTTAAACCTTATTATTATTGGTAAGGAATTTGCTCTACGAAGTCAGTCTAGGCGTCAAAAAGCATCCTAATATTGATATGTGTCAAGGTTTATAGGGGTTTGGGAGGTAGGTTAAGAGGAAGATTATACTGGCTTGAGCTAGATCATTTATTTATTGTGGCAAAGGACAATATGTCTACGCTGCGGTGATGACGTGATCTCTGTCACTATTTTTGCTAGTTTTAATGTTAAGGTATCGTTAATGCAGCTGTCGGTGATAAATGGATGATTTACACCGTGTTCTACTAATTATGCGCTGATAGCGCAAGTTTGTTGTAACATCATTAAAGTTGTAAATAGTCATATTAAAGGGAATTATTATGGGTGAAAGAATATTTTTAGCGGTTATCTCAGGATTGGTACTGTCATTTAAGTGGCTTGCACTCGTGTTGGCGCCTATGTTAGCGATGGGAATGGTAGCTTTCATCATAAGTGATATCAGAGATGAGATAGTTGTGTCTGTTATTGTGGGTTGCTTGAGTTTAGGTTTAGTGATGGGCATTGTGCTAGCTGAGTACATTAGACGTCGCTTTGGTCTCATTAAGTTTGACGGCAAACTCTATGGCCATAAAGAGATTGATGGTCAGCAAGCAATGGCACGCAAAGCAGGTGAATACTGATAACAACTTAACAGCTAACTGTTGCTATTTGAAGGGTTATTCAGATGGTTGCAGATACAAAAAAGCCCCTAACTTACGTTAGAGGCTTTTTTAGTTACTCTGTCTTAAATTGACGAAACCTATCTAAAGCGGATCTTTAGAAGCTAGCCGACTTAGGTGCTCTAGGGAATGGAATGACGTCACGAATGTTAGATACGCCAGTCACATAAGAGACTAAACGCTCAAAACCTAATCCAAAACCTGCGTGTGGTACTGTGCCATAACGACGCAAATCACGAT
The Shewanella sp. KX20019 DNA segment above includes these coding regions:
- the cybH gene encoding Ni/Fe-hydrogenase, b-type cytochrome subunit, whose amino-acid sequence is MANQSATHQRELVFGAATRIFHWLRALAILVLVITGFYISWPFLVAPDNSDVLVQGYIRGGHQVFGFLLVAITLVRAYLFFFGKSDIERRSFKDVLSPKSWITQLKSYLWMGHLDKAGVYGPLQFVTYFAISLVAFLICVTGLVLYANVYHQGLGGALSGVANWVTMMMGGLAPVRIWHHYFTWVFIIFVVIHVYMAVWSGIRFKHNSVDSIVSGYDYHKKK
- the hyaB gene encoding nickel-dependent hydrogenase large subunit yields the protein MSKRVVIDPITRIEGHLRVEVEVDENNVIQKAWSSSTLWRGIEVILKGRTPMDVGLIVQRICGVCTYSHYRCGTEAVENALGVKIPLNAKYLRSLMQTSLYMHDHIVHFYHLHGLDWVDVVSALSADPALAAQVALKYTDNPISAGEGDLRAVQERVKGLVETGKLGPFANAYWGNGTYKFTPEQNLIALSHYLKALEVQRVAAEMLAIFGGKSPHPQSIVVGGVTSVRDMLSPARLQEWKQKHAIVNDFIIRAYKADIVMAAEAFGGEPSVLGGVNVKNFLATDDFLLGDGQYMFNQGVIMNGDLAGVSDLNPDLIKEDVTHAWYKADGPQHPYDGTTVPDYTGFVERDTVYGKLPTVDGDGKYSWVKSPRYQGEPVEVGPLACLLVSYARGNQVVVDAVNGLLSATGLPVEALFTTLGRTAARMLQTVIVAEEGLKTFDALLTNMQSDESTYTKPEIDPNREYVGHSMIEAPRGMLSHWIRIKGGKVENYQAVVPTTWNAGPVDVEGNMGPYEASLIGLKLEDPTKPLEVIRIIHSFDPCMACAVHVMDFKGTNLGEFKIDPNGF
- the hyaA gene encoding nickel-dependent hydrogenase small subunit, whose amino-acid sequence is METHEALYQQGVARMEQLRHLKPRHGETLQDKMLQNGISRRDFMKWTASVTAMLALPLPFSTLVAEAAELANRVPLIWLHMAECTGCSESLIRTDTPNLDSLIFDHVSLEYHETLMAASGWQAEENLEHALETYKGNYLLAVEGAVPTANNGAYLTVGCKGHTGLHIVKEAAAGAAAIISVGTCAAFGGIQAASPNPTGAKGVYEVVDKPVINLGGCPPSEKNIVGTLMYFIMFGKLPALDMFNRPKWAYGARVHDNCERRGRFDAGEFVEEFGDQGAKDGYCLYKVGCKGPYTYNNCPTERFNHHTSWPVLAGHGCMGCSEPNFWDDMADFEKPLGRQLLHGLDATTDTIGAVILGATAVGIGAHAVASVFAKSEEE